In one Desulfoferula mesophila genomic region, the following are encoded:
- a CDS encoding TRAP transporter large permease translates to MSPAVVGLVALALMLLIFFSGMPVAYTMALVGWLGFSWLVSPQAGLGLLARDLVGTFSNYGLVVIPLFTLMGQLALHCGVSRRLYDAARAMSGATRGGLAMATVLACTGFGAVCGSSPATAATMATVGLPEMKRFGYDPGFAGGTVASGGGLGMLMPPSVVLIVYGILTQQSIGRLFVAAVVPAVVICGLFMLAVFLVCWRRPELGPAGEKVPWRQKMASLAQLTEVLAVFLLVMGGLIAGMFTPTEAAGVGAGGMLLVGLIRRSLTWAGFKKAVSDTLWTSAMTMMLVAGAVVLGHFLAVTRLPFMIGQTVASQAWPGWLVVTAVVLIYLVGGCFIDALALIMLTIPIFYPLITGLGYDPIWFGVMIVLVTQMGVITPPVGVNVYVVAGIDGHTSLSAIFKGAMPFLAALTLGAALLTALPQLATWLPEVIY, encoded by the coding sequence ATGAGCCCGGCGGTGGTGGGCCTGGTGGCCCTGGCCCTGATGCTGCTCATCTTTTTCAGCGGCATGCCCGTGGCCTACACCATGGCCCTGGTGGGCTGGCTGGGCTTTTCCTGGCTGGTCTCGCCCCAGGCGGGCCTGGGCCTGCTGGCGCGGGATCTGGTGGGCACCTTTTCCAACTACGGCCTGGTGGTCATCCCCCTGTTCACCCTCATGGGCCAGTTGGCCCTGCACTGCGGGGTGAGCCGGCGCCTCTACGACGCGGCCCGGGCCATGAGCGGGGCCACCCGGGGCGGCCTGGCCATGGCCACGGTGCTGGCCTGCACCGGCTTCGGCGCGGTGTGCGGCTCCTCCCCGGCCACGGCGGCCACCATGGCCACGGTGGGCCTGCCGGAGATGAAGCGCTTCGGCTACGACCCCGGTTTCGCCGGGGGCACCGTGGCCTCCGGCGGGGGCCTGGGCATGCTCATGCCCCCCAGCGTGGTGCTCATCGTCTACGGCATCCTCACCCAGCAGTCCATCGGCCGCCTGTTCGTGGCCGCCGTGGTGCCCGCGGTGGTGATCTGCGGCCTGTTCATGCTGGCCGTTTTCCTGGTGTGTTGGCGGCGGCCGGAGCTGGGCCCTGCCGGAGAGAAAGTGCCCTGGCGGCAGAAGATGGCCTCCCTGGCCCAGCTTACCGAGGTGCTGGCCGTGTTCCTGCTGGTCATGGGCGGGCTCATCGCCGGCATGTTCACCCCCACCGAGGCCGCCGGGGTGGGCGCCGGGGGCATGCTCCTGGTGGGGCTCATCCGCCGCTCGCTCACCTGGGCCGGTTTCAAAAAGGCGGTGAGCGACACCCTGTGGACCTCGGCCATGACCATGATGCTGGTGGCCGGGGCGGTGGTGCTGGGCCATTTCCTGGCGGTCACCCGCCTGCCCTTCATGATCGGCCAGACCGTGGCCTCCCAGGCCTGGCCCGGCTGGCTGGTGGTCACGGCGGTGGTGCTCATCTACCTGGTGGGCGGCTGCTTCATCGACGCCCTGGCCCTGATCATGCTCACCATCCCCATCTTCTACCCGCTCATCACCGGCCTGGGCTACGACCCCATCTGGTTCGGGGTGATGATCGTGTTGGTAACCCAGATGGGGGTCATCACCCCGCCGGTGGGGGTGAACGTCTACGTGGTGGCGGGAATCGACGGCCACACCTCCCTGTCGGCCATCTTCAAGGGGGCCAT
- a CDS encoding TRAP transporter small permease, which produces MQTFNRLTGWLVGGLKAGGGLCLVAMMALTCLDVVLRVAGKPLEGAVELVAWLGALVLALALPQTQARQGHVGLMSLVKRLPRRPSLVVQILAALGSLALCGAAAWQCWVYAGQLAEGHEISMTLGLPQHVLARVVSLGLGVTCLVIAGQAAALVKKAVRP; this is translated from the coding sequence ATGCAAACCTTCAATCGCCTGACCGGCTGGCTGGTGGGCGGACTAAAGGCGGGTGGGGGCCTGTGCCTGGTGGCCATGATGGCCCTCACCTGCCTGGACGTGGTCCTGCGCGTGGCGGGCAAGCCCCTGGAGGGCGCGGTGGAGCTGGTGGCCTGGCTGGGGGCCCTGGTGTTGGCCCTGGCCCTGCCCCAGACCCAGGCCCGCCAGGGCCACGTGGGGCTGATGTCGCTGGTCAAGCGCCTGCCCCGGCGTCCCTCGCTGGTGGTGCAGATCTTGGCCGCCCTGGGATCCTTGGCCCTGTGCGGCGCGGCGGCCTGGCAGTGCTGGGTCTACGCGGGCCAGTTGGCCGAGGGCCATGAAATATCCATGACCCTGGGCCTGCCCCAGCACGTGCTGGCCCGGGTGGTCTCCCTGGGCCTGGGGGTCACCTGCCTGGTCATCGCCGGGCAGGCTGCGGCGCTGGTTAAAAAGGCGGTGCGGCCATGA
- a CDS encoding TRAP transporter substrate-binding protein: MLRRCLLVVLSLLLALSASAPAALAGTSLTYSNFFPPTHAQSQLAQAWCDEVKKRTNGQVSVQYFPGQTLTPARQAYDGVVNGLSDLAMGCFAYTRGRFPAMEALDLPLGYKSGVQATQTANLFYDRIKPKELDQVVVMYVHAHGPGLLFTRDKAVRTLDDVKGLKIRSHGTSAKLVKALGGVPVTLPMPDTYQSLAKGIVDGSFYPVESNLGWKLAETVKYGTWSLSVAYTTSFFVVMNKARWNALPDKVKNTIRQINREWAAKTGQAWDQADQKGLEFFLAQPGREVIKLSPAESERWRQAAQPVIAEYEKSATERGLDGKAVVKAAQEALAQAPVK; the protein is encoded by the coding sequence ATGTTGCGCCGATGCCTGTTGGTAGTTCTCAGCCTGTTGCTTGCCCTGTCCGCCTCGGCTCCCGCGGCCCTGGCCGGAACCAGCCTCACCTACAGCAACTTCTTCCCCCCCACCCACGCCCAGAGCCAGCTGGCCCAGGCCTGGTGCGACGAGGTCAAAAAGCGCACCAACGGCCAGGTGAGCGTGCAGTACTTCCCCGGCCAGACCCTCACCCCGGCCCGCCAGGCCTACGACGGGGTGGTCAACGGCCTGTCCGACCTGGCCATGGGCTGCTTCGCCTACACTAGGGGCCGTTTCCCGGCCATGGAGGCCCTGGATCTGCCTTTGGGCTACAAGAGCGGCGTGCAGGCCACCCAAACGGCCAACCTTTTCTATGACCGGATCAAGCCCAAGGAGCTGGACCAGGTGGTGGTGATGTACGTGCACGCCCATGGTCCGGGACTGCTGTTCACCCGCGACAAGGCGGTGAGGACCCTGGACGACGTCAAGGGCCTCAAGATCCGCTCCCACGGCACCTCGGCCAAGCTGGTCAAGGCCCTGGGCGGCGTGCCGGTGACCCTACCCATGCCCGACACCTACCAATCGCTGGCCAAGGGCATCGTGGACGGCTCCTTCTACCCGGTGGAGTCCAACCTGGGCTGGAAGCTGGCCGAGACGGTCAAGTACGGCACCTGGAGCCTGTCGGTGGCCTACACCACCAGCTTTTTCGTAGTGATGAACAAGGCCCGCTGGAACGCCCTGCCCGACAAGGTGAAGAACACCATCCGCCAGATCAACCGGGAATGGGCGGCCAAGACCGGCCAGGCCTGGGACCAGGCCGACCAGAAGGGCCTGGAGTTTTTCCTGGCCCAGCCCGGCCGCGAGGTCATCAAGCTGAGCCCCGCCGAGAGCGAGCGCTGGCGCCAGGCGGCCCAGCCGGTGATCGCGGAGTACGAGAAATCGGCCACGGAGCGGGGCCTGGACGGCAAGGCGGTGGTCAAGGCGGCCCAGGAAGCCCTGGCCCAGGCTCCGGTGAAGTAA
- the rnc gene encoding ribonuclease III yields MNSQLPPSLTQLCERLGYSFSEPALLLQAVRHSSYIHEHPEEMDQSYERLEFLGDAVLELVITELLYQRFPEASEGHLSKARAGVVNENRLAGVARSLDLGPCLLLGRGEEMQGGREKPSILADVVEAIAAAVYLDGGLDQAREVLGRLLAEATEKAMLRSPKKDYKTRLQEDVQQVLHFTPVYELIHAEGPDHAKLFTAALVIDGRRVATGSGRSKKEAEQDAARRGLEAWQLMEWG; encoded by the coding sequence TTGAATAGCCAACTACCACCGAGCCTGACACAGCTTTGCGAGCGCCTGGGTTATTCCTTTAGCGAGCCCGCCCTGCTCCTGCAGGCGGTGCGCCACTCATCCTACATCCATGAGCACCCCGAAGAGATGGACCAAAGCTATGAGCGCCTGGAGTTTCTGGGCGACGCGGTGCTGGAGCTGGTGATAACCGAGCTGTTGTACCAGCGCTTTCCCGAGGCCAGCGAAGGCCATCTCAGCAAGGCCCGGGCCGGGGTGGTCAACGAAAACCGCCTGGCCGGGGTGGCCCGCTCGCTGGACCTGGGCCCCTGCCTGCTCCTGGGCCGGGGCGAGGAGATGCAGGGCGGCCGGGAAAAGCCCTCCATCCTGGCCGACGTGGTGGAAGCCATAGCCGCGGCGGTGTACCTGGACGGCGGCCTGGACCAGGCCCGGGAGGTGCTCGGCCGCCTTTTGGCCGAGGCCACGGAAAAGGCCATGCTGCGCTCTCCCAAAAAGGACTACAAGACCCGCCTGCAGGAAGACGTGCAACAGGTGCTGCACTTCACTCCCGTCTACGAGCTGATCCACGCCGAGGGGCCGGACCACGCCAAGTTGTTCACCGCCGCCCTGGTGATCGACGGCCGCCGGGTGGCCACCGGCAGCGGCCGCTCCAAAAAGGAGGCCGAGCAGGACGCCGCCCGCCGGGGCCTGGAGGCCTGGCAGCTCATGGAGTGGGGCTAG
- a CDS encoding glycosyltransferase family 4 protein, with protein sequence MESLSIIHSEWSNGWGGQEIRILSECLGMARRGHRVALVGCPTGKLRQAAAAEGLTFHPLEMRGPWDLAAIVKMRALLKSQGVDVLHTHSSVDGWVGGMAARWAGVANLRTRHLSAKVPNHPFNFVYRLPQAVVTTGESIRNHLVNDYGLAPERVASIPTGIDVERYAPRRADAGLAQELGLRPGVPVVGIVAILRSWKRHDLFLAMARELLGQGREAQFLIVGGGPKEEEVRGLVQSLGLGERVVMTGMRPDVERLLPLIEVGVLASDKNEGVPQAVLQQMAVRRPMVAARAGDVGQVVINEQTGLLVEPGSASALAAGVARVLDDPELAARLGRGGRRLVLEHYSMEAMLTATEELYGRVLAGRTR encoded by the coding sequence ATGGAGTCTCTTAGCATCATACATTCCGAATGGTCCAACGGCTGGGGCGGCCAGGAGATACGCATCCTGAGCGAGTGCCTGGGCATGGCCCGGCGCGGTCACCGGGTGGCGCTGGTGGGCTGCCCCACCGGCAAGCTGCGCCAGGCCGCCGCCGCCGAGGGGCTCACCTTCCACCCCCTGGAGATGCGTGGCCCCTGGGACCTGGCGGCCATAGTCAAAATGCGCGCCCTGCTCAAGAGCCAAGGCGTCGACGTATTGCACACCCACTCTTCGGTGGACGGTTGGGTGGGGGGCATGGCCGCGCGCTGGGCCGGGGTGGCCAACCTGCGTACCCGCCATCTTTCGGCCAAGGTGCCCAACCACCCCTTCAACTTCGTCTACCGCCTCCCCCAGGCGGTGGTGACCACCGGCGAGAGTATTAGAAACCATTTGGTAAACGACTACGGCCTGGCCCCGGAGCGGGTGGCCTCCATACCCACGGGCATCGACGTGGAGCGCTACGCCCCCCGCCGGGCCGATGCCGGCTTGGCCCAGGAGCTGGGCCTCAGGCCCGGCGTGCCGGTGGTGGGTATCGTGGCCATCCTGCGCTCCTGGAAGCGCCACGACCTGTTCTTGGCCATGGCCCGGGAGCTCTTGGGCCAGGGGCGCGAGGCGCAGTTTCTCATCGTGGGCGGGGGGCCCAAGGAAGAGGAGGTGCGCGGCCTGGTGCAAAGCCTGGGCCTGGGCGAGCGGGTGGTGATGACCGGCATGCGACCGGACGTGGAGCGCCTGCTGCCCTTGATCGAAGTGGGGGTGTTGGCCAGCGACAAGAACGAAGGCGTGCCCCAGGCGGTGTTGCAGCAGATGGCCGTCCGGCGGCCGATGGTGGCCGCCCGGGCCGGGGACGTGGGCCAGGTGGTGATCAACGAACAGACCGGCCTGTTGGTGGAGCCCGGCAGCGCCTCGGCCTTGGCCGCCGGGGTGGCCCGCGTTTTGGACGATCCCGAGTTGGCGGCCCGGCTGGGCCGGGGGGGGCGCCGGCTGGTGCTGGAGCACTACTCCATGGAGGCCATGCTGACCGCCACCGAGGAGCTTTACGGCCGGGTGTTGGCCGGGAGGACGCGGTGA
- a CDS encoding polysaccharide deacetylase family protein — protein MSWWPAALAGLGAAALSARFHWWRPRLAGAPVLMYHQIVKELDRTPLPKLRVPPRALERQLAALERRGYRVSGLSGALAAAPGAKAAALTFDDAFQDFADNAWPLIKARGMGATVFVVTGQIGGSNVWDQGKGIPSVPLLSAEEIAELAAQGVEFGGHGHAHRDLTSLSPQELADDLGACQEVLTGLLGAPARSFAYPYGLFNDEVKQAVARAGFHAACATRPGLLTGRTDPLAIPRVIVKRSDTAWDFALKLTRSKSRW, from the coding sequence GTGAGCTGGTGGCCGGCCGCGCTGGCCGGGCTGGGGGCCGCGGCCCTGAGCGCCCGCTTCCATTGGTGGCGGCCCCGTCTGGCCGGAGCGCCGGTGCTCATGTACCACCAGATCGTGAAGGAGCTTGACCGCACCCCCTTGCCCAAGCTCAGGGTGCCGCCCCGGGCCCTGGAACGCCAGTTGGCCGCCCTGGAACGCCGGGGCTACCGGGTGAGCGGCCTGAGCGGGGCCCTGGCGGCCGCGCCGGGAGCCAAGGCGGCGGCGCTCACCTTTGACGACGCCTTTCAGGACTTCGCCGACAACGCCTGGCCGCTCATCAAGGCCAGGGGCATGGGGGCCACGGTGTTCGTGGTCACCGGCCAAATCGGGGGCTCCAACGTGTGGGACCAGGGCAAGGGCATTCCTTCGGTGCCCCTTCTAAGCGCCGAAGAGATCGCGGAGTTGGCCGCCCAGGGGGTGGAGTTCGGGGGGCACGGCCATGCCCACCGCGACCTGACCTCTTTGAGCCCCCAGGAGTTGGCCGACGACCTGGGAGCCTGCCAGGAGGTTCTCACCGGCTTGCTGGGCGCCCCCGCCAGGAGCTTCGCCTATCCCTACGGCCTGTTCAACGACGAGGTGAAGCAGGCGGTGGCCCGGGCTGGCTTTCACGCGGCCTGCGCCACCCGGCCCGGCCTGCTCACCGGCCGGACCGACCCCCTGGCCATACCGCGCGTCATCGTCAAGCGCTCGGACACGGCCTGGGACTTCGCCCTCAAACTGACCCGCTCCAAGAGCCGCTGGTAG
- a CDS encoding glycosyltransferase family 2 protein: MKLSIAIIVLNEEANLPRWLKAVAPVADEIVAVDSGSSDRTVEMLERAGARVYHREWTGYADQRNFLAERCAGDWILMLDADEVLDEECRQTLRAFKVNPEPEENAFLIPSRVWFFGSLLRHGGFFPEWKIRLYRKGSGAWVREQVHERLEVRGATGRLSCFYDHHSYASVEEYRQRAQRYAQAGAKHMFEAGRRCGPLTAPAHAAWSFVHRYLLRLGILDGKAGWWAAWLEAGYTMHKYRDLARLIHEAKDGDQA; the protein is encoded by the coding sequence ATGAAGCTGTCCATCGCCATAATCGTCCTGAACGAAGAGGCCAACCTGCCCCGCTGGCTGAAGGCGGTGGCCCCGGTGGCCGACGAGATCGTGGCCGTGGATTCGGGTTCCAGCGACCGCACCGTGGAGATGCTGGAGCGGGCCGGGGCTCGGGTCTACCACCGGGAGTGGACCGGCTATGCCGATCAGCGCAACTTTTTGGCCGAGCGTTGCGCCGGCGATTGGATTTTGATGCTGGACGCCGACGAGGTGCTCGACGAGGAGTGCCGTCAAACCCTGAGGGCGTTCAAGGTCAACCCCGAACCGGAGGAAAACGCCTTTCTGATACCATCGCGGGTGTGGTTTTTCGGGAGTTTACTGCGCCACGGCGGTTTTTTCCCGGAGTGGAAAATCCGGCTGTACCGGAAAGGGTCGGGGGCCTGGGTGCGCGAACAGGTGCACGAGCGCCTGGAGGTGAGGGGCGCGACGGGCCGCCTGAGCTGTTTTTACGACCACCACTCCTATGCCAGCGTGGAAGAATACCGCCAGCGGGCGCAGCGCTACGCCCAGGCCGGAGCGAAGCACATGTTCGAGGCGGGCAGGCGCTGCGGCCCCCTTACCGCTCCGGCTCACGCGGCTTGGAGCTTTGTGCATAGGTATCTGCTGCGACTGGGTATTTTGGACGGCAAGGCCGGGTGGTGGGCCGCCTGGCTGGAGGCGGGATACACCATGCATAAGTACCGTGACCTGGCGCGGCTGATCCACGAGGCCAAGGACGGGGACCAGGCCTAG
- the sat gene encoding sulfate adenylyltransferase translates to MALIEPHGGGNLKPLFVMDEAQRADLAKEALTLPSIVISSAAAGNAVMLGGGYFTPLEGFMNKADALGVATDLKTASGLFWPTPVLNMVEDAGAIKAGDRIALRDPNVAGNPVLAIQDVKAVETFTDDEMALMTQKVYRTDDMAHPGVKAFNTVGKTCISGPIKVLNYSYFEKDFPGTFRTAYQIREEMEKLGWSKVVAFQTRNPMHRAHEELCRMAYNDLKCDGILIHMLLGKLKAGDIPADVRDACIRKMVELYFEPNTVLVTGYGFDMLYAGPREAVLHAVFRQNTGCTHLIVGRDHAGVGDYYGGFDAQTIFDEEVPAGALKIEIYRADHTAYSKVLNKVIMMKDAPEGHTKEDFVLLSGTKVREMLGQGIAPPPEFSRPEVAKILMDYYQIVDKK, encoded by the coding sequence ATGGCACTTATCGAACCTCATGGCGGCGGAAACCTCAAGCCGCTATTCGTGATGGATGAAGCTCAGCGCGCGGACTTGGCCAAAGAGGCCCTGACTCTGCCCTCGATCGTCATCAGCTCCGCCGCGGCCGGCAACGCGGTGATGCTGGGTGGCGGCTACTTCACCCCCCTCGAGGGCTTCATGAACAAGGCCGACGCCCTGGGCGTGGCCACCGACCTCAAGACCGCCTCCGGTCTGTTCTGGCCCACCCCGGTGCTGAACATGGTCGAGGACGCCGGCGCCATCAAGGCCGGTGACCGCATCGCCCTGCGCGACCCCAACGTGGCCGGCAACCCGGTCCTGGCCATCCAGGACGTCAAGGCGGTGGAGACCTTCACCGACGACGAAATGGCTCTGATGACCCAGAAGGTCTACCGCACCGACGACATGGCTCACCCCGGCGTGAAGGCCTTCAACACCGTGGGCAAGACCTGCATCTCCGGTCCCATCAAGGTCCTGAACTACTCCTACTTCGAGAAGGACTTCCCCGGCACCTTCCGCACCGCCTACCAGATCCGTGAGGAAATGGAAAAGCTGGGCTGGTCCAAGGTCGTGGCCTTCCAGACCCGCAACCCCATGCACCGGGCCCACGAAGAGTTGTGCCGCATGGCCTACAACGACCTGAAGTGCGACGGCATCCTCATCCACATGCTGCTGGGCAAGCTCAAGGCCGGCGACATTCCCGCCGACGTGCGCGACGCCTGCATCCGCAAGATGGTGGAGCTGTACTTCGAGCCCAACACCGTGCTGGTCACCGGCTATGGTTTTGACATGCTCTATGCCGGTCCCCGCGAGGCCGTGCTGCACGCCGTGTTCCGTCAGAACACCGGCTGCACCCACTTGATCGTGGGCCGCGACCACGCCGGTGTGGGCGACTACTACGGCGGCTTCGACGCCCAGACCATCTTCGACGAAGAGGTGCCCGCCGGCGCCCTGAAGATCGAGATCTACCGGGCCGACCACACCGCCTACTCCAAGGTGCTCAACAAGGTCATCATGATGAAGGACGCTCCCGAGGGTCACACCAAGGAGGACTTCGTGCTTCTGTCTGGCACCAAGGTGCGCGAGATGCTGGGCCAGGGCATTGCCCCGCCGCCCGAGTTCTCCCGCCCCGAAGTGGCCAAGATCCTCATGGACTACTACCAGATCGTCGACAAAAAGTAG
- a CDS encoding adenylate/guanylate cyclase domain-containing protein, with protein sequence MDKNYRERYQFYRRLGRRLAAVMEVNHILEAVRAEAKQVVPAAMEACILLLDPEAAAYTRPLQCDLYDTPRNCLSCKRNRSAVQTALARRKAVVLNRPGSVTRPDGTVVATGPEAAMPILVKGEALAVGTVLIRPGARFTRREFFLMRDLADIAGNHLMGAKLHWQVTQEKMKISQSLTQLIPFVPRTVARLAHEEPEGLAQGKQRRQVAVLFVDIEGYSRLFASMPEEKVNQLVERFFSSFVDPIHRSGGDINETAGDGLMIIFADPDPAAGAKKAVEAAFDIQASASMNNLSLGRDADPLRLKMGINLGQALVGPTRLAGSLGSRMTYTASGPVTNLAARLADMAQGGDILVSQAVQEHIQGLWPSYSKGEVCFKGMDQAVRVYSLMSG encoded by the coding sequence GTGGACAAGAATTACCGGGAACGCTATCAGTTCTACCGCCGCCTGGGCCGCCGCCTGGCCGCGGTGATGGAGGTGAACCACATCCTGGAGGCGGTGCGCGCCGAGGCCAAGCAGGTGGTGCCCGCGGCCATGGAGGCCTGCATTCTGCTGTTGGACCCCGAGGCCGCCGCCTACACCCGGCCCCTGCAATGCGACCTCTACGACACTCCGCGCAACTGCCTTAGCTGCAAGCGCAACCGCTCGGCGGTGCAGACGGCCCTGGCCCGGCGCAAGGCGGTGGTGCTCAACCGCCCCGGCTCGGTTACCCGGCCCGACGGCACGGTGGTGGCCACCGGCCCCGAGGCGGCCATGCCCATCCTGGTCAAGGGCGAGGCCCTGGCCGTGGGCACCGTGTTGATCCGGCCCGGAGCCCGCTTCACCCGGCGGGAGTTCTTCCTCATGCGCGACCTGGCCGACATCGCGGGCAACCATCTGATGGGGGCCAAGCTGCACTGGCAGGTGACCCAGGAGAAGATGAAGATCAGCCAGAGCCTGACCCAGCTCATCCCCTTCGTGCCCCGCACCGTGGCCCGGCTGGCCCACGAGGAACCCGAGGGCCTGGCCCAGGGCAAGCAGCGCCGCCAGGTGGCGGTGTTGTTCGTGGACATCGAGGGCTACTCGCGCCTGTTCGCCAGCATGCCCGAGGAAAAGGTCAACCAGTTGGTGGAGCGCTTCTTCTCCAGCTTCGTGGACCCCATCCACCGTTCCGGGGGCGACATCAACGAGACCGCCGGGGACGGGCTGATGATCATCTTCGCCGACCCCGACCCCGCCGCCGGGGCCAAGAAGGCGGTGGAGGCGGCCTTTGACATCCAGGCCAGCGCCTCCATGAACAACCTGTCCCTGGGCCGCGACGCCGACCCCCTGCGCCTGAAGATGGGCATAAATCTGGGCCAAGCCCTGGTGGGGCCCACCCGCCTGGCCGGCAGCCTGGGCAGCCGCATGACCTACACCGCCAGCGGCCCGGTAACCAACCTGGCCGCCCGCCTGGCCGACATGGCCCAGGGCGGGGACATCCTGGTGAGCCAGGCAGTGCAAGAGCACATCCAGGGCCTGTGGCCCTCCTACTCCAAGGGCGAGGTGTGCTTCAAGGGCATGGACCAGGCGGTGCGGGTCTACTCGCTCATGAGCGGCTGA
- a CDS encoding Ig-like domain-containing protein, which produces MLGKRLNSLLALVLLLVLLASASALAGPCRVVASVPAPQAAQVDPGLTYIEVRFDQDMLTDRWSWVTDPKLGAFPVVTGKPKFVDARTCRLPVQLKPGTAYAVGINTGGYGNFQAQAAPGVSCAGYQIVFTTGGK; this is translated from the coding sequence ATGCTCGGCAAACGCCTGAACTCGCTCCTGGCCCTGGTCCTCCTCCTGGTCCTGCTGGCCTCGGCCTCGGCCCTGGCCGGGCCCTGCCGGGTGGTGGCCAGCGTCCCCGCCCCCCAGGCCGCCCAGGTGGACCCGGGCCTGACCTACATCGAGGTGCGCTTCGACCAGGACATGCTCACCGACCGCTGGTCCTGGGTCACCGACCCCAAGCTGGGGGCCTTCCCGGTGGTGACCGGCAAGCCCAAGTTCGTGGACGCCCGCACCTGCCGGCTGCCGGTGCAGCTCAAGCCGGGCACCGCCTACGCGGTGGGCATCAACACCGGAGGCTACGGCAACTTCCAGGCCCAGGCCGCGCCGGGCGTCTCCTGCGCGGGCTACCAGATCGTCTTCACCACGGGGGGCAAATAG
- a CDS encoding NADH:flavin oxidoreductase: MQPYPTLFSPLELGGLTLANRVTMAPLYLGYANMDGLVNKRLLEHYQEMGASGAAMVMVENASIDPRGQGSPFTMRIDEDRFTQGLAGLAAAIQAGGAKAGLQINHAGRFAHGTGHPLAPSAVPLGEMVPEALSAEQIAGITQAFARAARRVRQAGFDLVELHGGTGYLLAQFLSPRTNRRDDAYGGSLNNRLRFPLEVIAAVRREVGPDYPVGYRFLADEWLPDGLQLSEALLAAPRLAEAGLAYLSVMGGTYESFFLPERKAQEQEPGYMLSLAAAVKQAVQVPVIAAGRMQDPALAEAALTEGKADLIGLARVLLADPQWVRKAQEGRASEIVGCEPTCGLCFQRVAKGQPVFCSQWPKQKREHFATRD; this comes from the coding sequence ATGCAGCCTTATCCCACCCTGTTTTCCCCCCTGGAGCTGGGCGGCCTGACCCTGGCCAACCGCGTCACCATGGCCCCCCTGTACCTGGGCTACGCCAATATGGACGGCCTGGTGAATAAACGCCTGCTGGAGCACTACCAGGAGATGGGCGCCTCGGGCGCGGCCATGGTCATGGTGGAAAACGCCTCCATCGATCCCCGGGGCCAGGGCAGCCCCTTTACCATGCGCATCGACGAGGACCGCTTCACCCAGGGCCTGGCCGGCTTGGCGGCCGCCATCCAGGCGGGCGGGGCCAAGGCGGGGTTGCAGATAAACCACGCCGGGCGTTTCGCCCACGGCACCGGCCATCCCCTGGCCCCCTCGGCGGTGCCCCTGGGGGAGATGGTGCCCGAGGCCCTGAGCGCCGAGCAGATCGCCGGGATCACCCAGGCCTTCGCCCGGGCGGCCCGCCGGGTGCGCCAGGCGGGCTTCGACCTGGTGGAGTTGCACGGCGGCACCGGCTACCTTCTGGCCCAGTTCCTTTCGCCGCGCACCAACCGCCGCGACGACGCCTATGGCGGCTCGCTCAATAACCGGCTGCGCTTTCCCCTGGAGGTGATCGCGGCGGTGCGCCGAGAGGTGGGCCCGGACTATCCGGTGGGCTACCGCTTCCTGGCCGACGAGTGGCTGCCCGACGGCCTGCAGCTGAGCGAGGCGCTGCTGGCCGCCCCCCGCCTGGCCGAGGCGGGTCTGGCCTATCTGTCGGTGATGGGCGGCACCTACGAGTCGTTCTTTTTGCCCGAGCGCAAGGCCCAGGAGCAGGAGCCCGGCTACATGCTATCGCTGGCCGCGGCGGTAAAGCAGGCGGTCCAGGTGCCGGTGATCGCCGCCGGGCGCATGCAGGACCCGGCCCTGGCCGAGGCGGCGCTCACCGAGGGCAAGGCCGATCTCATCGGCCTGGCCCGGGTGCTGCTGGCCGATCCCCAGTGGGTCCGCAAGGCCCAGGAAGGCCGGGCCTCGGAGATCGTGGGCTGCGAGCCCACCTGCGGCCTGTGCTTCCAGCGGGTGGCCAAGGGCCAGCCCGTCTTCTGCTCCCAGTGGCCCAAACAAAAACGCGAACACTTCGCCACCCGCGACTGA